In Clavibacter californiensis, the sequence CGGCTCGGGCTCCTCGGCTACCTCGGCGACGGACGGGAACGGCCGGCGAACCTCGGCCTCCTCGACCAGCTGGCGGCGCTGCGCTGGGTGGCGCGCAACATCCGCGCGTTCGGCGGGGATCCGGACCGCGTCACCGCGTTCGGGCAGTCGGCGGGCGGCGACGCGGTCGCGCATCTGATGGCCGTGCCCGAGGCCGCGGGCCTGTTCCGCCGGGCGATCGTGCAGAGCGCGCCGCTCGGCATCTCGCGGGGCAGGCGCCGCATGGCCGCCGCGATGGTGCGCGCCTCCCGCGGGCTCACGGCCGAGATGCCCGTGGCGGAGGTGCTCGCGCGGCAGGCCGCCGTGGAGCGCGCCGCCGCGCCGTTCGGGCTGCTCGGGGCGATGCCGTTCGGCACGCAGTACGGCCACGCGCCGCTGCCGCCCGAGTCCGGGATCGAGGCGGCGTGGGATCGCGCCGCGCCCGGCGTGGACGTGCTCATCGGCAACACGGCCGAGGAGGCGCGGCTGTTCCTGCCGGGGATCCCGTGGCTCGCGCGCCTCACCCGCCTCCCGGTCATCGGCCCGCTCGTGCGCCGCGCGGCCGTCGCTGTCGTCACCGCGATCGTCTACGGCGTCCCCGCCCGCCGCTTCGCCCGCCGCCACGCGCGCGCCGGCGGCACGGCCCACCGCTACGTGATCCGGTGGTCGGCGCCCGGCAGCCCGTTCGGCGCAGCGCACACCGTGGACCTCCCGCTGCTGTTCGGCGACGCGGAGGCGTGGCGCGGGGCCGGGCTCCTCGCGGGCGCCGACTGGGAGGGGATCCAGCGCGACGCCCGCCGGGTGCGGCAGGTGTGGGGCGACTTCGCGCGCGGCCGCATCCCGAGCAGGCAGCTGATCCCGCGCGTGCTCGAGCTGCGGCGCGCGGGCGGCTGATCCTGCTACGAACGGTCGGACATCTTTAGGGCATACTCAGTTGAGTCGGCAATAAAGAATCGAAAGCACACGATGACCCAAAGCGAGACTCTCTTACCGCCAAAAGTCCTTGCAATAGGTGGTAGTGATGAGGAGCGCGCTATTGTGCGTCGCTTTTCCGGATGGTTGCACGCGATCTCGCCTAGTCGAGAACTGGTATTTGACGAGAGAGCTTTTGATCTCGCGATAGTTTTTGAAAGCACTGTAACAGAAGCATTACATGTGCCCTATAGGATCGTTTTCGGCGCGCCGGGGGAATATGCTGATGTGGTCTCCAGGATCAGGGGAGGAGAATCGCAAAACGTCTTTGGGCCACCGCTACTATATGCGTCGCGACCAACGGTACTAGCGCTCGGCTTTTCGATAAGCAATTTTGCTAAGCAGCTTCAACTTCAAGGTTTGATATCTTCCACGCTCGTTCCCAAGCTAGGTGCGCCCTATAAGGCGTTCTCGCCAAAGCTGTCGGACAGTCGTAACGAAATCTATCCATTACTCACCGAGGCTGGTGCCGGGACGTTGGTAATTGCGGGCTGCGTCATGAGTGCCGGTATTACGACAGTCTTCTTGCCGTTCACGGCCAGGAAATATTTGGCTGACTGGCTCCAAGCGCTATTTGAGTATTTCCAGACGCTTAACGAACATCGCTTTCCGGTCAAGTCGCTAGATGCTACCAAATCGCAATGGATGACCGCCGCCGAATTGAAAGCCAAGGCTGCGCTGACAGAATTCGACGCGATGGAATCTGCCAGGCGTCTTGCCAACTCTGAGGCTCGCATGAAGCTAGAGCAGGCAGCCGAAGAAGCTGGACGAATGAGTGCGCAATTGCGTCTTCTTCTCTCGGGAACTGGTGTCGAGCTTGTGGAGGCATGTGCCGCCGTCTTGACTGAACTTGGGTTCCAGGTTGAGGATGCTGACGTATTGCCGCAACATAAAGCCGCTAAGCAAGAGGACTTGCGCATTTCTATCGATGGGTTGGTTATTCTCGCAGAGGTTAAGGGGTATGGAAAAGGCGCTAAGGCAAATGATTTGGAGCAATTGAAGAAGGCGGCCATGGTATATGCCATGAATGAGAACTCGGAGCCCAATCACCTCTGGTACGTAGTAAATTCGTTTCGAGGTGTTGACCCCGACGATCGTCCCCTTGTTCTGGCATCCAACTCAGAGCAGGTAGAGGGGTTTGCAAAGGTATTTTCCGGGGTCGTCGTCGACTCTCGGGACCTTTATTGCCTGATCAGAGACGTCCAGTTAGGCGTGCGCTCTCGTGAAAGCGCGCGAATGTTGCTATTATCGGCTCACGGACGTTTTGCATATACAGATGAGCGCGACGATCCGAGCGCCTAGTCGCTCAGTCTCGTTTTGGTGACACAATAGGGTAATGCGCAACGCGTATGGTCTATTCTCTACTCAGGTGATCCTTAAGGCAATACGAGTAATTCCATAAATGCGCACGCCCTCATGCCTCGACGGCGTCTTCGGAGGGCGATGATCGTCTTCGGGTCGTTAGTGCCGCCCCCCCCCGGGCCATCGCGCGCAGGCGGCGGCCGTCGGGCGCGGTGACCGTCTCGACGCGGCCGAGGAGGTCGGCCGTCACGCGAGCACCGGCCACCGCCGCGGCGTCCGGTCGTCGGTCGCGAGGAGCCCCGCGAGCCAGTCGTCCTCTCGTCCGTCGCGGCCCAGCGCACCGAGTCGCGCGATCCCCTCGAAGCGGAAGCCGAGCGCGTGGGCGACGGCGGCGGATCCGGCGTTCCCGGCGTATGCGCGCCAGCCGATGCGCGCGAGCCCGAGACCCGCGGACGCGTCGAAGCCGTGGTCGACCATGGCGCCGGCGGCCTCGCGCATTATCCCGCGGCCGCGCGCGCCCGGCGCCAGCCAGTACCCGATCTCGGCCGCGCCGTCCGCGACGGCGTGCAGTCCCATGGTGCCCATGAGCGCGTCGCCATAGACGACGGCCCAGGTCAGGCGGTCGCCCGAGGCCCAGCCGTCGGCGCAGAAGCCGGAGACGTAGGAGACCGCGTCGTCCCGCGAGTACGGCACGGGGACCGGCACATACCGCTGGATCGCCGGGTCCTGGCACGCGGCCGTGATCGCGTCGACGTCGTCGACCACGGTCGGGCGGAGCGTGAGGCGCGCGGTGCGGAGGGTGACGGGATCCATCGGGCCACGCTATCGGCCGCGCTCCGGCGGGCAGGGCGCGATGACGGACGGACGCGACGACGGCCCGCCGCCTCCGGAGAGGCAACGGGCCGTCGTCGGGCGATCAGCGGATCAGTCGCGCGGCTTCCGCCCGCGACGCTCCGGGGCCGCACCGCGCTCGGCGGCGCGAGGGCCGCCGCGGTCGGGGCGGATGTCGATCGGGCGGCCATTGATGACCGTGCTCGCGAGCCTGTCGATCCGGTCCTGCGGCAGCCCGGCCGGCAGCTCGACGAGCGAGAAGTCGGGGCGGATGTCGATGTGGCCGAAGTCCTCGCGGCTGAAGCCGCCCTCGTTGGCGAGCGCGCCGACGATCTGGCGCGGCTCCACGCGGTGGCGGCGCCCGACGTCGATGCGGTACGTCGCCATGTTGCCGCTGCCGCGCGCGGGACGGGCGCGACGCTCACCGCGGTCGTCGCCGTCGCGGCCCGGGCGGTCGTCGCGGCGCTCGCGCTCCACGCGCGGCGGGCGGAGGTCGTCGGCCGAGAGGAGGAGCGGGGTGTCGCCCTGCGCCACGATGGCGAGGGCGGCGGCCACGTCGGACTCGACGACGTCGTGGTGGTTCACGTAGTGGCCCACGATGTCGCGGAACGCGTCGAGGCGCTCGCGGTCGGCGAGGGCCGCGGTGATCGCGTCGTCGAAGCGGGAGAGGCGCGTCACGTTCACGTCCTCGGCGCTCGGCATGCGCATCTCGGTGAGCGGCTGGCGCGTGGCCTTCTCGATGGCGGTGAGGAGGCGGCGCTCGCGCGGCGTGACGAAGCTGATCGCCGCGCCGCTGCGTCCGGCCCGGCCCGTGCGGCCGATGCGGTGGACGTACGACTCGGTGTCGATGGGGATGTCGTAGTTGACGACGTGGCTGATCCGGTCGACGTCGAGCCCACGCGCCGCGACGTCGGTGGCCACGAGGATGTCGAGCTTGCCGTTCTTGAGCTGCTCGACCGTGCGCTCGCGCTGCGCCTGCGCGACGTCGCCCGAGATGGCGGCTGCCGCGTAGCCGCGGGCCCGGAGCTTCTCGGCGAGCGTCTCCGTCTCGTTCTTGGTGCGGACGAACACGATCATGCCCTCGAAGTTCTCCGTCTCGAGGATGCGCGTGAGGGCGTCGACCTTCTGCGGGTACGACACCATCAGGTACCGCTGCGTGGTGTTCGCCGAGGTCGTGGTCTTGTTCTTGACCGTGATCTCCTCGGGGTCCTGCAGGTACTTGCCCGAGATGCGGCGGATCTGCGCGGGCATCGTCGCCGAGAAGAGCGCGATCTGCTTCGACTTCGGGGTGTCCGCGAGGATCGTCTCCACGTCCTCCGCGAAGCCCATCTTGAGCATCTCGTCGGCCTCGTCGAGCACGAGGAACTTCAGCTGCGAGAGGTCGAGGGTGCCCTTGTCGAGGTGGTCCATGATCCGGCCGGGGGTGCCGACGACCACGTGCACGCCGCGACGGAGCGCCGACAGCTGCACGCCGTAGCCCTGGCCGCCGTAGACCGGCAGCACGTGCACGCCGCGCATGCCGGACGCATAGCGCTCGAACGCCTCGCACACCTGGAGCGCGAGCTCGCGGGTGGGCGCGAGCACGAGGGCCTGCGGGGTCTTCTGGGACACGTCGAGGTTGGAGAGGATCGGCAGCGCGAACGCGGCCGTCTTGCCGGTGCCGGTCTGGGCGACGCCGAGGACGTCGCGGCCGGAGAGGAGGGAGGGGATCGTGGCCGCCTGGATCGCGGAGGGCGTCTCGTAGCCCACCTCCTTGAGTGCCTTGAGCACCTGGTCGGAGAGACCGAGGTCGCTGAAGGTCGTGCGGGGGGCGGCGTCCGCGTCGGGGGTGGATGCGGTGTCGTCAGTGCTCATGCCTCAACGGTAGGGGGTCGGGGGCGTCCCGGGCCCCGCGCCGGGCGGGATCCCGCGAGGATGAGGGGTGCCCTTCACCGTCAGCCATGCCGTCGTCGCCCTCCCCGCCGTGCGCGGGCCGCTCCCGGCGGCGGCCGTGGCGGCGGGCGCGATGGCCCCCGACGTGCCGCTGTTCCTCGGCGGCGGCCTCTCCTACGCCGACACGCACGCGTTCCCGAGCCTGCTCGTGACGGCGCTCCCCGCGGGCGCGGTGCTGCTGGTGGTCTGGTCGGTCCTGCTGCGGCCGGCCGCGGGGATCCTCCTGCCCTCGGTGGTCGCGTCGCGCGTGCCCGCGTCCTGGTCGCACCGGTCGCGGCCCACCGTGCGCGGCGCGCTCCTGGCCCTCGTGGCGCTGCTCCTCGGGGTGCTCACGCACGTGGCATGGGACGCGTTCACGCACGCGGGCCGGCTCGGGACCGAGCTGCTGCCCGCGCTGGCGGAGCCGTGGGGTCCGCTGCCCGGGTACCGGTGGATCCAGTACGCCTCCTCCGTGGGCGGGCTGATCGTGCTGCTCGTCGCGGGGATCCTCGGGCTGCGCCATGCCGAGCCGCGCCCGGTGCCGCGCAGGCACGGGGGACGGGTGCTGCGGATCTCCCTGGCTGCGGCCGTCGTCGCCATCGCGGCCGCCGTGGTGCTCGTGCCGGTCGCGGCGGACGGCGTGCCGCGGGACGTGGGGGCGCTCCGGGACCTCGTCTACGACGCCATCACCCGGGGCGGAGCGGCGGTCGCCCTGGCCGTGCTGCTGGCGGCGCTCATCGCCACGGGGATCCGCGGGGCCGCTCCGTCCCGCCCTCCCGCCTGACGCGATCGACGCATGGCGGGACCGAGCACCCGACCGACCGGCGCGAGCGTGCCGGAACTCCTCGACGCCGTCGTCCCGGCCGTGCGGCGGGCGGACGGCCCGCGCCTCGCTCCGCTGTTCCGTGATGTGACGGGGGCGGATGCCGTGATGTGGGGTCCGTCCATAGTCGGGTACGTGACCTGCGGGTGCGTCTCCCCGTCGGATCCGCGGCGCACGGGGCAGTGGCCCCGCACCGGATTCTCGCCGCGGAAGAGGTGGTCCTCGATCCAGCGGTCCTGCCGGGTCCAGGAGCCGTGCGCGGTGACCCAGCGCTGGAGCGAGGCGTCGAGCTGCAGCAGCGCGGACGCCGTGAGGAGTCCGGACGCGACGAGGCGCCAGCCGCCGGGGATCCGCGCGCGGGGCGGCGCGGGGCGCGCGCCGCTGGGCGGGATGGCCGACGGTGGATCCGCGACGACCGGGTGATCGAGGTGCGTCATGCCCCAGGACTACCGCAGCGCCGGGCCGCGCGGGCGAACGGCGGGCGATCTTCTTCCCCACTCGGTGAATTCGCGGTGGTGCAGCGGCGCGGTGTCGCGGCGCTCGCGGCATGGAGTCAGCGCGGCCGATGACCCACGTACGCCGTGCGGGTGCCGCGGAGGCCGAGGCCCGGGATCCTCGCCAGGGCGTGCGGGCCGTCGTCGTCGAGGAGCGCGTCGAGGGCGGCGCGGTCGTCGGCATCGAGGCGGTCGGCCGACCGGTCGCGGACGCGGGTCAGCCACGCGCGTGCGTAGGGGAGGGTCGCGGCGGCGGCGATCGGATCCGCGGGGTCGGGATCGATGGGGAACGCGCGCGTCGCGACGTCGACGAGGCCCGCATCGCGCAGCCACGGCGCCCAGTCCGGATGCGACGGACCGCCCGTGCCGCCGTGCGTGACAGCGTCGTCGAGGCGGTCGGCGAGGCCAGCGCGGCCGAGCGCGGGATCGAGGCGGTCGGGCAGGAAGCGCGGCGGGCCGTCCATCTCGACGACGGCGAGGATCCCGCCCGGCGCGAGGCCGTCGTGGACGCGCGCGAGCAGCCGCGCCGGGTCGGCGACCTCGTGCAGCATGAGCGACGCCCACACCAGGTCGGCGGGCGGCAGCGCGGGCCAGCCCGCGTCGAGGTCGGCGTGGACGGTGCTGATCCGGTCGGCGAGCCCGTCGACGACGGCGCGCTCGGCGACCCGGTCGAGCATGGCGGCGCTCGCGTCGACGGCGTGCACCTCGGCCCGGTCGAAGCGGCGCGCGAGCGCGATCGTGCCGGTGCCCGTCCCCGCGCCGAGGTCGACGACCACGCGGCCGGCGGTGTCGCGCCCGAGGCGGCGGACCCAGGCGGTGAGCTCGCGCTGGTGGCCGTGCAGGATCCGGGCGTCGAGGTCGAGCATGCGGGCGAGCGAGGGGTCGGCGGATCCGTGCCCGGAGGCATGGTGCGAGTGCGGGTGGGTCATGGATCCAGGCTGGCGCACTCCTGCCGCACGCGCATACGATCTTGCCCATGACGCAAGAGCCTGACCTCGACGCCCTCGTCCGACAGCGCATCCGCAGCCTCCGCGAGGCCCGCGGCTGGTCGCTCGACGTGCTCGCCGCGCGGTGCTTCCTCAGCCCGTCGACGCTCAGTCGCATCGAGACCGGTCACCGGCGCATCGCGCTCGACCAGCTCGTGCCGATCGCGCGGGCCCTCGAGACGTCGCTCGACGCGCTCATCGAGTCGGGCGACGACGCCGACGTCGTGATCCGCGCGCAGGAGGACGCGCAGGCGGGCCGCACGACGTGGATCCTCTCGCGCGGCGGGGGCAGCGGATCCGGCCCGTTCGTCGCGAAGATGCGCATGACTCCGACGCGGCCCGTCCCGGTCGACCAGCTCGGGGTGCACCCCGGACGGGACTGGTTCACGGTGCTCTCGGGCACGGCCAGGCTCCAGCTGGGGGAGCGGACGATCCTCGTGGAGGCGGGCGACGCAGCCGAGTTCTCGACCATGGTGCCGCACGCCATCGGCGCGCACCGGGGCGTCGTCGAAATCCTGACGATCCTCGACCGCGACGGGCAGCGGGCGCACCTGCGGGCGACGGGGACGAGTGCCGCCGCTCACGCGGGGGACGACCCGGCGGCGGGCTAGCCCTCGGCCGGCGGCGTCTCGGGCACGGGCTCGACCGGCGTCTCGGGCTCCGGCGGAGCGGGCGGCGTCGTCGGCTCCGGGCTCTCGACCGGGGGCTCGGGCGACGGCTCGGGATCCACGGGCGCGGGCGTGGTCGGTTCGGGCGTGGGCACCGTGGGCGGGTCCGTCGTCGGCTGGGGCTCGGGGTCCGTCGGCGTCGTCGGGTCCGGGTTCGACGGCGAGCCGCCGCCGGTGCCGGGGTCCGACGGCGTCCCGGGATCCGTGCTGCCGCCGCCGCCGCTGTTGCCGCCGCCGGTGCCCGGATTGAACGTCCCCGTGCCCGGCCGCGTGCCGGGACGCGACGGGATGTTCGGCGCCTTCGGCACGACGGGGACCGCGATGCGCTCGGGGGCCGCGGTGGCGAGCGTGAGGGTCACGACCGTGCCGGGCGCGACGCGCGTGCCGGCCGCCGGGTCCTGGCTCGCGACGATGCCGACGTCCTGGCGCACGAACCCGCCGCCGCCCGCGCCCGCGAAGGCGATGCCGAAGCCGGACGCGGCGAGCGTGTCGCCGGCGTCGGCCCCCGTCATGCGGGTCACGTCGACCATCTCGACCAGGCCGTCCGCGGAGATCGGGAGCGGGTTGGCGGGGTCCGTCGCATCCGGCACCGGGCGGGAGTCGGAGATCTCGATGGTGTCGGGATCGGCGACGTCGTCGCTCGGCGTCGGGAGCGTGGCGGCGACCGCGCCGCTCGCGATGAGGACGAGCGCGAGGCCGGCCGCGACGCCGCCGGTGGCGCGCGTGCGGACGCCGGGGATCCAGGCGGCGCCGTCACGGAGCAGCGGGATGAGCCCCGCGACGAGGGCCACGACGCCGAGCGCGATGAGGAGTCCGGGGATGCCGGCGATGACGGCGGCCGCGACCACGAGCACCGCGGCGACCGCGAGAGCGGCCCACGGCCAGGTGCTGCGGCCGCGCAGGGCTGGGGCGGTGCCCGCGGAGCGCGGGGTCGGGGCGGACGCGGCGCTCGTGGCCGGTCGGGGCGGCGCGAAGCTGCCGGCCACGGAGGAGGTGCGCGGGGCGGGGGCGCCGACGGGCGCACCGGTCGGCGGGGCCACGGGCAGACCGGCGGGAGGGCCGAAGCGGGCACCGGTCGGCGGTGCCATGGGGTACCCCGCGGGCGGCGCGACGGGCGCACCCGTGGGCGGCGCGAGCGGAGCGCCTGCGGGCCCGGCGTCCACCGAGGCGTCGACGGTGGATCC encodes:
- a CDS encoding Stk1 family PASTA domain-containing Ser/Thr kinase → MSSTPPPASPTSVTPSSDEPGWFGDGEGNQRYWDGARWTELVSGRRVFPGRASSTPEPKLITESPLPEGYAPGSAPIAPPVGSTVDASVDAGPAGAPLAPPTGAPVAPPAGYPMAPPTGARFGPPAGLPVAPPTGAPVGAPAPRTSSVAGSFAPPRPATSAASAPTPRSAGTAPALRGRSTWPWAALAVAAVLVVAAAVIAGIPGLLIALGVVALVAGLIPLLRDGAAWIPGVRTRATGGVAAGLALVLIASGAVAATLPTPSDDVADPDTIEISDSRPVPDATDPANPLPISADGLVEMVDVTRMTGADAGDTLAASGFGIAFAGAGGGGFVRQDVGIVASQDPAAGTRVAPGTVVTLTLATAAPERIAVPVVPKAPNIPSRPGTRPGTGTFNPGTGGGNSGGGGSTDPGTPSDPGTGGGSPSNPDPTTPTDPEPQPTTDPPTVPTPEPTTPAPVDPEPSPEPPVESPEPTTPPAPPEPETPVEPVPETPPAEG
- a CDS encoding class I SAM-dependent methyltransferase produces the protein MTHPHSHHASGHGSADPSLARMLDLDARILHGHQRELTAWVRRLGRDTAGRVVVDLGAGTGTGTIALARRFDRAEVHAVDASAAMLDRVAERAVVDGLADRISTVHADLDAGWPALPPADLVWASLMLHEVADPARLLARVHDGLAPGGILAVVEMDGPPRFLPDRLDPALGRAGLADRLDDAVTHGGTGGPSHPDWAPWLRDAGLVDVATRAFPIDPDPADPIAAAATLPYARAWLTRVRDRSADRLDADDRAALDALLDDDGPHALARIPGLGLRGTRTAYVGHRPR
- a CDS encoding carboxylesterase family protein, producing MSAFSPPCGPVVGWADGDVVRATGIPYATAVRFAPPVAHPDWTAPRDAKAWSPACPQPPMEELDAVLGSFAGLAVDEDCLRVSVTMPRDVRADDALPVMVWIHGGSYVSGAGDVPIMDPAPLVAEQRVVVVTVTYRLGLLGYLGDGRERPANLGLLDQLAALRWVARNIRAFGGDPDRVTAFGQSAGGDAVAHLMAVPEAAGLFRRAIVQSAPLGISRGRRRMAAAMVRASRGLTAEMPVAEVLARQAAVERAAAPFGLLGAMPFGTQYGHAPLPPESGIEAAWDRAAPGVDVLIGNTAEEARLFLPGIPWLARLTRLPVIGPLVRRAAVAVVTAIVYGVPARRFARRHARAGGTAHRYVIRWSAPGSPFGAAHTVDLPLLFGDAEAWRGAGLLAGADWEGIQRDARRVRQVWGDFARGRIPSRQLIPRVLELRRAGG
- a CDS encoding helix-turn-helix transcriptional regulator yields the protein MTQEPDLDALVRQRIRSLREARGWSLDVLAARCFLSPSTLSRIETGHRRIALDQLVPIARALETSLDALIESGDDADVVIRAQEDAQAGRTTWILSRGGGSGSGPFVAKMRMTPTRPVPVDQLGVHPGRDWFTVLSGTARLQLGERTILVEAGDAAEFSTMVPHAIGAHRGVVEILTILDRDGQRAHLRATGTSAAAHAGDDPAAG
- a CDS encoding DEAD/DEAH box helicase is translated as MSTDDTASTPDADAAPRTTFSDLGLSDQVLKALKEVGYETPSAIQAATIPSLLSGRDVLGVAQTGTGKTAAFALPILSNLDVSQKTPQALVLAPTRELALQVCEAFERYASGMRGVHVLPVYGGQGYGVQLSALRRGVHVVVGTPGRIMDHLDKGTLDLSQLKFLVLDEADEMLKMGFAEDVETILADTPKSKQIALFSATMPAQIRRISGKYLQDPEEITVKNKTTTSANTTQRYLMVSYPQKVDALTRILETENFEGMIVFVRTKNETETLAEKLRARGYAAAAISGDVAQAQRERTVEQLKNGKLDILVATDVAARGLDVDRISHVVNYDIPIDTESYVHRIGRTGRAGRSGAAISFVTPRERRLLTAIEKATRQPLTEMRMPSAEDVNVTRLSRFDDAITAALADRERLDAFRDIVGHYVNHHDVVESDVAAALAIVAQGDTPLLLSADDLRPPRVERERRDDRPGRDGDDRGERRARPARGSGNMATYRIDVGRRHRVEPRQIVGALANEGGFSREDFGHIDIRPDFSLVELPAGLPQDRIDRLASTVINGRPIDIRPDRGGPRAAERGAAPERRGRKPRD
- a CDS encoding GNAT family N-acetyltransferase, with product MDPVTLRTARLTLRPTVVDDVDAITAACQDPAIQRYVPVPVPYSRDDAVSYVSGFCADGWASGDRLTWAVVYGDALMGTMGLHAVADGAAEIGYWLAPGARGRGIMREAAGAMVDHGFDASAGLGLARIGWRAYAGNAGSAAVAHALGFRFEGIARLGALGRDGREDDWLAGLLATDDRTPRRWPVLA
- a CDS encoding DUF4184 family protein is translated as MPFTVSHAVVALPAVRGPLPAAAVAAGAMAPDVPLFLGGGLSYADTHAFPSLLVTALPAGAVLLVVWSVLLRPAAGILLPSVVASRVPASWSHRSRPTVRGALLALVALLLGVLTHVAWDAFTHAGRLGTELLPALAEPWGPLPGYRWIQYASSVGGLIVLLVAGILGLRHAEPRPVPRRHGGRVLRISLAAAVVAIAAAVVLVPVAADGVPRDVGALRDLVYDAITRGGAAVALAVLLAALIATGIRGAAPSRPPA